The following coding sequences are from one Rattus rattus isolate New Zealand chromosome 11, Rrattus_CSIRO_v1, whole genome shotgun sequence window:
- the Tmem165 gene encoding transmembrane protein 165: MAASAGGSGRAPTRRLLVLLLLPLLWAPAGVRAGPEEDLSHRNQEPPAPAQQLQPQPAAVQGLEPARAEKGFTPAAPVHTNREDAATQANLGFIHAFVAAISVIIVSELGDKTFFIAAIMAMRYNRLTVLAGAMLALALMTCLSVLFGYATTVIPRVYTYYVSTALFAIFGIRMLREGLKMSPDEGQEELEEVQAELKKKDEEFQRTKLLNGPDVETGTSTAIPQKKWLHFISPIFVQALTLTFLAEWGDRSQLTTIVLAAREDPYGVAVGGTVGHCLCTGLAVIGGRMIAQKISVRTVTIIGGIVFLAFAFSALFISPESGF, from the exons ATGGCGGCCTCGGCCGGGGGGAGCGGCCGGGCGCCGACGCGACGGCTGCTTGTGCTCTTGCTGCTTCCGTTGCTCTGGGCCCCGGCTGGGGTCCGCGCTGGCCCCGAGGAAGACCTGAGCCACCGGAACCAGGAGCCGCCGGCGCCCGCCCAGCAGCTGCAGCCGCAGCCCGCGGCAGTACAGGGCCTCGAGCCGGCCCGGGCCGAG aaaggATTTACACCGGCCGCCCCAGTTCATACCAACAGAGAAGATGCAGCTACCCAGGCAAATCTGGGATTTATCCATGCGTTTGTTGCTGCCATATCGGTCATCATAGTGTCCGAACTCGGCGACAAGACATTTTTCATAGCTGCCATCATGGCGATGCGCTATAACCGGCTGACTGTGCTGGCCGGCGCCATGCTTGCTTTGGCCTTGATGACGTGCTTGTCGG TTTTGTTTGGCTATGCCACCACAGTCATCCCCAGGGTGTACACATACTATGTCTCAACTGCACTCTTTGCCATTTTTGGCATTAGAATGCTTCGGGAAGGTTTGAAGATGAGCCCAGACGAGGGTCAGGAGGAGCTCGAAGAAGTACAAGCAGAgttgaagaagaaagatgaagaa ttCCAACGAACCAAACTCTTAAACGGGCCAGATGTTGAAACTGGTACAAGCACAGCTATACCTCAGAAAAAATGGCTACACTTTATTTCACCCATTTTTGTCCAAGCACTCACGTTAACATTCTTGGCGGAATGGGGTGATCGCTCTCAACTCACTACCATTGTTCTGGCAGCCAGAGAG GATCCCTATGGTGTGGCAGTGGGTGGCACAGTGGGACACTGCCTGTGCACTGGATTGGCAGTAATTGGAGGAAGGATGATAGCACAAAAGATCTCTGTCAGAACTG TGACGATCATCGGAGGCATCGTGTTTCTGGCGTTTGCATTTTCTGCTCTGTTTATAAGTCCAGAGTctggtttttaa